From Oreochromis niloticus isolate F11D_XX linkage group LG1, O_niloticus_UMD_NMBU, whole genome shotgun sequence, a single genomic window includes:
- the LOC100694330 gene encoding general transcription factor IIF subunit 2 isoform X2 encodes MSEKGEVDLTGAKQNTGVWLVKVPKYLSQQWAKATGRGEVGKLRICKKGNQGKPEVSFTLNEELTVIDGIEDKTVSAPREHPFTMQSVGGQTLAVFTETSSDKITLEGVVVQRAECRPAVSESYMRLKRLQIEESSKPARLSQQLDKAVTNNYKPVANHDYNREYERKKKEEGKRARADKQQVLDMLFSAFEKHQYYNIKDLVDITKQPVIYLKEILRDIGIYNVKGTHKNTWELRPEYRHYQGEEKTDE; translated from the exons atgtcaGAAAAAGGAGAGGTGGATTTGACCGGtgccaaacaaaacacaggcgTGTGGCTCGTTAAG GTTCCCAAATACCTTTCTCAACAATGGGCAAAAGCGACAGGCAGAGGAGAAGTCGGAAAGCTCCGGATCTGCAA GAAAGGAAATCAAGGAAAGCCAGAG GTGTCTTTCACTTTGAATGAAGAGCTGACTGTGATTGACGGTATAGAGGATAAGACGGTGTCTGCACCACGCGAACACCCGTTCACCATGCAGTCAGTGGGAGGTCAGACATTGGCAGTCTTCACAGAGACTTCATCAG ATAAAATAACCTTGGAGGGAGTGGTAGTGCAGAGAGCAGAATGCAGGCCTGCTGTCAGTGAAAGCTATATGAGGCTGAAGAG GTTACAAATTGAAGAGTCCTCCAAACCGGCCAGGCTGTCTCAACAGTTGGATAAAGCTGTTACCAACAACTATAAACCTGTGGCCAACCACGATTACAAT CGTGAGTatgagaggaagaagaaggaggagggcaAGAGAGCCCGAGCTGACAAGCAGCAAGTGTTGGACAtgttgttttctgcttttgAGAAGCATCAGTACTACAACATCAAAGACTTAGTGGATATCACCAAGCAGCCTGTG aTTTACTTGAAGGAAATCCTGCGTGATATTGGCATCTACAATGTGAAAGGAACACACAAGAACACCTGGGAGCTCAGGCCAGAATACAGGCATTACCAAGGCGAGGAAAAGACTGATGAATAG
- the LOC100694330 gene encoding general transcription factor IIF subunit 2 isoform X1 produces MSEKGEVDLTGAKQNTGVWLVKVPKYLSQQWAKATGRGEVGKLRICKKGNQGKPEVSFTLNEELTVIDGIEDKTVSAPREHPFTMQSVGGQTLAVFTETSSGQSEERSDGSSSGSGAGTGPDKITLEGVVVQRAECRPAVSESYMRLKRLQIEESSKPARLSQQLDKAVTNNYKPVANHDYNREYERKKKEEGKRARADKQQVLDMLFSAFEKHQYYNIKDLVDITKQPVIYLKEILRDIGIYNVKGTHKNTWELRPEYRHYQGEEKTDE; encoded by the exons atgtcaGAAAAAGGAGAGGTGGATTTGACCGGtgccaaacaaaacacaggcgTGTGGCTCGTTAAG GTTCCCAAATACCTTTCTCAACAATGGGCAAAAGCGACAGGCAGAGGAGAAGTCGGAAAGCTCCGGATCTGCAA GAAAGGAAATCAAGGAAAGCCAGAG GTGTCTTTCACTTTGAATGAAGAGCTGACTGTGATTGACGGTATAGAGGATAAGACGGTGTCTGCACCACGCGAACACCCGTTCACCATGCAGTCAGTGGGAGGTCAGACATTGGCAGTCTTCACAGAGACTTCATCAG GCCAGTCAGAAGAGAGATCTGATGGCAGCAGCTCAGGTTCGGGGGCAGGGACAGGCCCAG ATAAAATAACCTTGGAGGGAGTGGTAGTGCAGAGAGCAGAATGCAGGCCTGCTGTCAGTGAAAGCTATATGAGGCTGAAGAG GTTACAAATTGAAGAGTCCTCCAAACCGGCCAGGCTGTCTCAACAGTTGGATAAAGCTGTTACCAACAACTATAAACCTGTGGCCAACCACGATTACAAT CGTGAGTatgagaggaagaagaaggaggagggcaAGAGAGCCCGAGCTGACAAGCAGCAAGTGTTGGACAtgttgttttctgcttttgAGAAGCATCAGTACTACAACATCAAAGACTTAGTGGATATCACCAAGCAGCCTGTG aTTTACTTGAAGGAAATCCTGCGTGATATTGGCATCTACAATGTGAAAGGAACACACAAGAACACCTGGGAGCTCAGGCCAGAATACAGGCATTACCAAGGCGAGGAAAAGACTGATGAATAG